One window of the Brevundimonas goettingensis genome contains the following:
- a CDS encoding putative bifunctional diguanylate cyclase/phosphodiesterase, whose product MSPVPARQPLDILSTAAALSIMALMVVLLVIATNDPANRSLVTTVAIGLGASGLILYRQLRKNQGGLKMSEARAHYSATHDPVTQLPTKSLFLDRMGDLPDEARVGVFCIGLDQFEELYDFLGHDVGDRVIAELSKRLATVCPETDAVARIADGVFALYWRDLTPAKAEGVAAQLLRLLAAPCEAASRDTVISASIGLAFWTPADGRPEEGLRRARLAMAGARKHGGAGWRAFDPAMDSELRERKAMEADLRAALAQPEGALTLSYQPQINAKGAMTGVEALMRWNHPVRGVISPTVFVPLAENCGLSEAVDRFALKQAFIDSRRWPSIRTAINISATQVQAGDLVGLLQGLLTETGASAKSLEIEITESVLLSDDPETYETLKAVRKMGFTLAIDDFGTGYSSLGYLRRFPIDKIKIDRSFVTHLGMQPESDAIVRAIVEMAEALDLKVLAEGVETRAQVDRLAIVGCGDIQGFYFSRPVEAEAIDRMLARDGGQTPRIQAAKGGAKGQAA is encoded by the coding sequence GTGAGCCCTGTTCCCGCCCGCCAGCCGCTGGATATCCTCAGCACGGCCGCCGCCCTGTCGATCATGGCGTTGATGGTCGTTCTTCTGGTCATTGCGACGAACGATCCGGCGAACCGGAGCCTGGTCACGACAGTGGCCATCGGTCTGGGCGCTTCCGGCCTCATCCTGTACCGCCAGCTGCGCAAGAACCAGGGCGGGCTGAAGATGAGCGAGGCGCGGGCCCACTATTCCGCGACCCATGATCCCGTCACCCAGCTACCGACCAAATCCCTGTTTCTGGACCGGATGGGCGACCTGCCGGACGAGGCCCGGGTCGGGGTCTTCTGCATCGGCCTGGACCAGTTCGAGGAGTTGTACGACTTCCTCGGCCATGATGTGGGCGACCGGGTCATCGCCGAGCTGTCGAAACGGCTGGCCACCGTCTGTCCCGAGACCGACGCTGTGGCCCGCATAGCCGACGGCGTCTTCGCCCTCTACTGGCGCGACCTGACCCCGGCCAAGGCCGAGGGCGTCGCCGCCCAGCTGCTGCGCCTGCTGGCGGCGCCCTGCGAGGCCGCGTCCAGGGACACCGTCATCTCCGCCTCCATCGGCCTAGCCTTCTGGACGCCTGCGGACGGCCGGCCGGAGGAGGGGCTGCGCCGCGCCCGTCTGGCCATGGCCGGCGCCCGAAAGCACGGCGGCGCGGGTTGGCGCGCCTTCGATCCGGCGATGGACAGCGAACTGCGCGAACGAAAGGCGATGGAAGCCGATCTGCGCGCGGCCCTCGCACAGCCAGAGGGCGCCCTGACCCTGTCCTACCAGCCCCAGATCAACGCCAAGGGCGCCATGACCGGGGTCGAGGCCCTGATGCGCTGGAACCATCCGGTGCGGGGCGTCATCTCACCGACCGTCTTCGTGCCTCTGGCTGAAAACTGCGGCCTGTCGGAAGCCGTCGACCGGTTCGCGCTGAAACAGGCCTTCATCGACAGCCGCCGCTGGCCGTCGATCCGCACCGCCATCAACATCTCCGCCACCCAGGTCCAGGCCGGGGATCTGGTCGGCCTGCTGCAGGGCCTGCTGACCGAGACCGGCGCCTCGGCGAAGTCGCTGGAGATCGAGATCACCGAAAGCGTCCTGCTGTCCGACGATCCCGAGACCTATGAGACGCTGAAGGCCGTGCGCAAGATGGGCTTCACCCTGGCCATCGACGACTTCGGCACCGGCTATTCCAGCCTCGGCTATCTGAGGCGGTTCCCGATCGACAAGATCAAGATCGACCGGTCCTTCGTCACCCATCTGGGCATGCAGCCCGAGAGCGACGCCATCGTCCGCGCCATCGTCGAAATGGCCGAGGCCCTGGACCTGAAGGTGTTGGCCGAAGGCGTCGAGACCCGGGCCCAGGTCGACCGTCTGGCCATCGTCGGCTGCGGGGACATCCAGGGCTTCTATTTCAGCCGCCCGGTCGAGGCCGAGGCCATCGACCGCATGCTGGCCCGCGACGGCGGCCAGACGCCGCGGATTCAGGCCGCGAAGGGCGGCGCCAAGGGGCAGGCGGCCTGA
- the tatC gene encoding twin-arginine translocase subunit TatC: MTYDRNEAEIEASRAPLMDHLIELRGRLMVCVAAFAIGFLACFYFAAPIQIFLIKPYQAATAIHAVATAQHKHANPIELLEVTSGLKPIPRDGQSAVELIATAPLEQLYSKMKIAGFGAIVLAFPVIAWQLYRFVAPGLYRNERGAFLPFLVAAPVLFVMGAALVYFVMLPFVMLFTLSQQVAAEGIAVVQTTKISEYLSLVTSLLLAFGLCFQLPVVTTLLGLAGLLTSNIMVAGRRYAIVGVVVIAAVVTPPDPISQLMLAVPLVLLYEISIWCVRIIELRKRKADDAEGLTA; this comes from the coding sequence ATGACCTACGACCGCAACGAGGCCGAGATCGAGGCGTCTCGCGCGCCGCTGATGGACCACCTGATCGAGCTGCGCGGGCGGCTGATGGTCTGCGTGGCTGCCTTCGCCATCGGCTTTCTGGCCTGTTTCTACTTCGCCGCGCCGATCCAGATCTTCCTGATCAAGCCCTATCAGGCCGCGACGGCCATCCATGCCGTGGCCACGGCCCAGCACAAGCACGCCAATCCGATCGAACTGCTGGAAGTCACCTCCGGCCTGAAGCCTATTCCCAGGGACGGTCAGTCCGCCGTCGAACTGATCGCCACGGCGCCGCTCGAGCAGCTCTACAGCAAGATGAAGATCGCCGGCTTCGGCGCCATCGTCCTGGCCTTCCCGGTAATCGCCTGGCAGCTCTATCGCTTCGTCGCGCCGGGGCTTTACCGCAACGAGCGCGGGGCCTTCCTGCCGTTCCTGGTCGCGGCGCCGGTGCTGTTCGTCATGGGGGCGGCCCTGGTCTATTTCGTCATGCTGCCGTTCGTCATGCTGTTCACGCTCAGTCAGCAGGTCGCGGCCGAAGGCATCGCCGTGGTCCAGACGACCAAGATCTCGGAATATCTGAGCCTGGTGACCTCCCTGCTGCTGGCCTTCGGCCTGTGCTTCCAGCTGCCCGTCGTTACGACGCTTCTGGGGCTGGCGGGCCTGCTGACCTCCAACATCATGGTGGCGGGTCGCCGCTACGCCATCGTCGGGGTCGTGGTCATCGCCGCCGTGGTCACGCCGCCGGATCCGATCAGCCAGCTGATGCTCGCTGTGCCCCTGGTGCTCCTCTACGAAATCTCGATCTGGTGCGTGCGCATCATCGAGCTTCGCAAGCGCAAGGCGGACGACGCCGAAGGTCTGACGGCCTGA
- a CDS encoding NUDIX hydrolase, with product MDFAPKPPIPVPAVGVVCLRGEEVLLIRRGKAPRAGEWSLPGGRIEPGERAVDAALRELREETGVEADIIGLVDVVDGIFPEAGMHYVLIDYAARWVSGEPLAGDDAAEARFVRLEEIDALIDWGETRRIIRKVFDMTVGPAR from the coding sequence ATGGATTTTGCGCCGAAGCCTCCGATTCCCGTGCCCGCCGTCGGCGTCGTCTGCCTGAGAGGCGAGGAGGTCCTGCTGATCCGCCGAGGCAAGGCGCCGAGAGCAGGGGAGTGGTCGCTGCCCGGCGGACGGATTGAACCAGGCGAACGCGCCGTCGACGCGGCCCTGCGCGAACTGCGCGAGGAGACGGGGGTGGAGGCTGACATCATCGGACTGGTCGACGTCGTCGACGGGATCTTTCCTGAGGCCGGCATGCACTATGTCCTGATCGACTACGCCGCGCGGTGGGTTTCGGGAGAACCCCTCGCGGGCGACGACGCCGCCGAGGCGCGGTTCGTGCGGCTTGAGGAGATCGACGCCCTGATCGACTGGGGCGAAACCCGCCGGATCATCCGCAAGGTGTTTGACATGACGGTCGGCCCGGCGAGGTGA
- the rnhA gene encoding ribonuclease HI, whose protein sequence is MNAPSNHVIIHTDGACKGNPGPGGWGAILQAAGKTKEMSGGEPLTTNNRMELVGAIMALEALTRPCDVDLHTDSKYVLDGITKWIPGWKSRGWLTADKKPVKNDDLWKRLDAARAKHKVKWHWVKGHAGHPLNERADELANRGISEMKAAARARP, encoded by the coding sequence ATGAACGCCCCCTCAAATCACGTGATCATCCACACCGACGGCGCCTGCAAGGGCAATCCGGGCCCCGGTGGCTGGGGGGCGATTCTCCAGGCGGCGGGCAAGACCAAGGAAATGTCGGGCGGCGAACCCCTGACGACCAACAACCGCATGGAGCTGGTGGGCGCCATCATGGCGCTGGAGGCCCTGACCCGGCCGTGCGACGTCGATCTGCACACCGACAGCAAATACGTCCTGGACGGCATCACCAAATGGATCCCGGGCTGGAAGTCGCGCGGCTGGCTGACGGCGGACAAGAAGCCGGTCAAGAACGACGACCTGTGGAAGCGGCTCGACGCGGCGCGCGCGAAGCACAAGGTCAAATGGCATTGGGTCAAGGGCCACGCTGGCCATCCGCTCAACGAGCGCGCCGACGAACTGGCCAACCGCGGCATCAGCGAGATGAAGGCGGCGGCCCGCGCCCGCCCCTAG
- a CDS encoding SPFH domain-containing protein, with amino-acid sequence MSYVAIALVVIFAFVLLFSVIKIVPQGREFTVERFGRYTKTLKPGINILTPFVERIGRRMNMMEQVLDVPQQEVITKDNAMVKVDAIVFIQVMEASSAAYRVENLPYAITQLCMTNLRTVVGSMELDEVLFQRDSINSRLLTVIDAATEPWGVKVNRIEIKDLTPPADITNAMARQMKAEREKRAIITEAEGEKQAAIARAEGAKQSAILQSEGRKEAAFRDAEARERAAEAEAKATAMVSEAIARGDVNAINYFVAQKYVEAFAELARNPTQKTVIVPAEMSGLVGTIAGIGQLVGLAQDQQSRPTPPTPPAPARRGGAVPPSA; translated from the coding sequence ATGAGTTATGTCGCCATCGCCCTCGTGGTGATTTTCGCCTTCGTTCTACTGTTCAGCGTCATCAAGATCGTGCCGCAGGGGCGGGAATTCACGGTCGAACGCTTCGGCCGCTACACCAAGACCCTCAAGCCCGGCATCAACATCCTGACCCCGTTCGTCGAGCGGATCGGCCGGCGCATGAACATGATGGAGCAGGTCCTCGACGTGCCCCAGCAGGAGGTCATCACCAAGGACAACGCCATGGTGAAGGTCGACGCCATCGTCTTCATTCAGGTGATGGAGGCCTCCTCGGCCGCCTATCGCGTGGAAAACCTGCCCTACGCGATCACCCAGCTCTGCATGACCAATCTGCGGACCGTGGTCGGCTCGATGGAGCTGGACGAAGTGCTGTTCCAGCGCGACTCGATCAACAGCCGGCTGCTGACCGTCATCGACGCGGCGACCGAGCCGTGGGGCGTCAAGGTCAACCGGATCGAGATCAAGGACCTGACCCCGCCCGCCGACATCACCAACGCCATGGCGCGTCAGATGAAAGCCGAGCGCGAGAAGCGCGCCATCATCACCGAGGCCGAGGGCGAGAAACAGGCCGCCATCGCCCGCGCCGAGGGCGCCAAACAGTCGGCCATCCTCCAGTCCGAGGGTCGCAAGGAGGCCGCCTTCCGCGACGCCGAGGCCCGTGAACGCGCCGCCGAGGCCGAGGCCAAGGCGACGGCCATGGTGTCCGAAGCCATCGCCCGCGGTGACGTCAACGCCATCAACTACTTCGTCGCCCAGAAGTATGTGGAGGCCTTCGCCGAACTGGCCCGCAACCCGACCCAGAAGACGGTCATCGTCCCCGCCGAGATGAGCGGCCTGGTCGGCACGATCGCGGGGATCGGCCAACTGGTCGGCCTGGCCCAGGACCAGCAGTCGCGTCCGACGCCGCCCACACCGCCCGCGCCCGCCCGTCGCGGCGGCGCCGTACCCCCGAGCGCGTGA
- a CDS encoding NfeD family protein: MSALIDIYAAQPFWLWLAVGVVLLGIEAAISTEWLLWPAVSAGVVAVVCALGLRLGFPAEAALFAILTLASTFASRRLVQRLNPDEHPDINDRDDRLIGQRARVVEGFVDGRGRVFVSGAEWPAEIEGEPPMVGDSVVVERTTGSGLKVRVA, translated from the coding sequence ATGAGCGCCCTTATCGACATCTACGCCGCCCAGCCCTTCTGGCTGTGGCTGGCGGTCGGGGTGGTCCTGCTGGGGATCGAGGCGGCGATCTCGACCGAATGGCTGCTCTGGCCGGCGGTCTCGGCCGGGGTGGTCGCCGTGGTCTGCGCCCTGGGTCTTCGGCTCGGCTTCCCGGCGGAGGCGGCCCTGTTCGCCATCCTGACCCTGGCATCGACATTCGCCTCGCGCCGGCTGGTGCAGCGGCTCAATCCGGATGAGCACCCGGACATCAACGACCGCGACGACCGCCTGATCGGCCAGCGCGCCCGGGTGGTCGAGGGCTTCGTCGACGGTCGTGGCCGGGTCTTCGTCTCGGGCGCGGAATGGCCCGCCGAGATCGAGGGCGAGCCGCCCATGGTCGGCGACAGCGTGGTGGTGGAGCGGACGACCGGCTCGGGCCTGAAGGTGAGGGTGGCCTAG
- a CDS encoding FAD-binding oxidoreductase: MTAPSPAVLPIVLDELKAALGPAGWSQDPFTLAPHLTEWRGRWTGETPILLTPGSTEEVAKAVSICAANGVAIIPQGGNTGLVGGQIPYGEVLLSTRRLRAVRDVTPLDDAMTLEAGITLLEAQQHAAAADRFFPLSLAAEGTATIGGVISTNAGGTQVLRYGMMRDQVLGIEAVMPNGEIFNGLKRLRKDNTGYDLKQLLIGAEGTLGVVTAATLKLYPVMRSRAVAMVALETAAASVELLARARAETGGGVEAFELMKRLGAELVIKNIPDTRWPLDPIPEWSVLIEIASGTPGGAEAQLDALLEVAFEEGLITDAAIAQNDSQRAAFWRLREEHSAALKPEGGGWKHDVSVPISRIADYIDEATAAVERFHPGARVSVFGHVGDGNLHYDILPAVGEDIPAFIARWKEGSQVVHDVVARYDGSISAEHGLGRLKTDEVRKYKSPLEVETMAAIRRAIDPKRIMNPAVLF; the protein is encoded by the coding sequence ATGACCGCGCCCTCTCCCGCCGTACTGCCCATCGTACTGGATGAACTCAAGGCCGCCCTCGGCCCGGCGGGCTGGAGCCAGGATCCGTTCACCCTCGCCCCGCACCTGACCGAATGGCGCGGACGCTGGACCGGCGAGACCCCGATCCTCCTGACTCCCGGCTCGACCGAGGAGGTGGCGAAGGCCGTTTCCATCTGCGCCGCCAACGGCGTGGCCATCATCCCCCAGGGCGGCAACACCGGTCTGGTCGGCGGCCAGATCCCCTATGGCGAGGTCCTGCTGTCCACGCGCCGCCTGCGCGCCGTGCGCGACGTGACCCCGCTGGACGACGCCATGACGCTGGAGGCCGGGATCACCCTGCTCGAGGCCCAGCAGCATGCGGCGGCGGCGGACCGCTTCTTCCCACTCAGCCTCGCGGCAGAGGGCACGGCGACCATCGGCGGCGTCATCTCGACCAACGCCGGCGGCACCCAGGTCCTGCGCTACGGCATGATGCGAGATCAGGTCCTCGGCATCGAGGCGGTCATGCCCAATGGCGAAATCTTCAACGGTCTGAAGCGGCTGCGGAAAGACAACACCGGCTATGACCTCAAACAGCTGCTGATCGGCGCCGAGGGCACCCTGGGCGTGGTCACCGCGGCGACGCTGAAGCTCTATCCGGTCATGCGGTCGCGCGCGGTCGCCATGGTCGCGCTGGAAACGGCGGCGGCCTCGGTCGAACTTCTGGCCCGCGCCCGCGCCGAGACCGGCGGCGGGGTCGAGGCCTTCGAGCTGATGAAGCGTCTGGGCGCCGAACTGGTCATCAAGAACATCCCCGACACCCGCTGGCCGCTCGACCCCATTCCCGAATGGTCGGTGCTGATCGAGATCGCCTCGGGCACGCCCGGCGGCGCCGAGGCCCAGCTCGACGCCCTGCTGGAGGTCGCCTTCGAGGAAGGCCTGATCACCGACGCCGCCATTGCCCAGAACGACAGCCAGCGCGCCGCCTTCTGGCGTCTGCGCGAGGAGCATTCGGCGGCGCTCAAGCCCGAGGGCGGCGGCTGGAAGCACGACGTCTCCGTGCCTATCAGCCGCATCGCGGACTATATCGACGAGGCCACGGCGGCGGTGGAGCGCTTCCATCCCGGCGCCCGCGTCTCGGTCTTCGGCCACGTCGGCGACGGCAATCTGCACTATGACATCCTGCCCGCCGTCGGCGAGGACATCCCCGCCTTCATCGCCCGCTGGAAGGAAGGCTCGCAGGTCGTTCACGACGTCGTCGCCCGCTACGACGGCTCCATCTCGGCCGAACACGGCCTGGGCCGGCTGAAGACCGACGAGGTTCGCAAATACAAGTCGCCGCTGGAGGTCGAGACCATGGCCGCCATCCGCCGCGCCATCGACCCGAAGCGGATCATGAACCCGGCTGTGCTCTTCTGA
- a CDS encoding 3-hydroxybutyrate dehydrogenase — MDNQRPVYRDPNDLSGQVAVISGSTSGIGLALARAVAARGGDVVLNGLGDPAEIERTRAELEASCGVKVRYHAANMLRGEEVADMVAYGKHELGRVDILVNNAGIQHVESVEKFPADQWEKIIAINLSSTFYATRAAIPIMKAQGRGRIVNIASAHGLVASPFKSAYVAAKHGVIGFTKTVALELAQDNITCNAICPGFVETPLVQAQIADQARLNGVSKEVALKDIILEAQPTKRFVTVDELTGIFLYLVSDLGASATGASFSIDGGWTAR, encoded by the coding sequence ATGGATAACCAGCGTCCCGTTTACCGCGACCCCAACGACCTGTCGGGTCAGGTGGCGGTCATCTCCGGCTCGACCTCCGGTATCGGTCTGGCCCTGGCCCGCGCCGTGGCGGCGCGCGGCGGCGACGTGGTTCTGAACGGCCTGGGCGATCCGGCCGAGATCGAACGCACACGCGCCGAGCTCGAGGCCAGCTGCGGCGTCAAGGTCCGCTACCACGCCGCCAACATGCTGCGCGGCGAGGAGGTCGCCGACATGGTGGCCTATGGCAAGCATGAGCTCGGGCGCGTCGACATCCTTGTCAACAACGCCGGCATCCAGCACGTCGAGTCCGTCGAGAAATTCCCCGCCGACCAGTGGGAGAAGATCATCGCCATCAACCTGTCCTCGACCTTCTACGCCACCCGGGCGGCCATCCCGATCATGAAGGCGCAAGGCCGCGGCCGGATCGTCAACATCGCCTCGGCCCACGGTCTGGTCGCCAGCCCGTTCAAGTCGGCCTATGTCGCGGCCAAACACGGGGTGATCGGCTTCACCAAGACGGTGGCGCTGGAATTGGCGCAGGACAACATCACCTGCAACGCCATCTGCCCCGGCTTCGTCGAGACCCCGCTGGTCCAGGCCCAGATCGCCGATCAGGCCCGGCTGAACGGCGTCTCCAAGGAGGTCGCCCTCAAGGACATCATCCTCGAGGCCCAGCCGACCAAACGGTTCGTCACGGTCGACGAGCTGACCGGCATCTTCCTCTATCTGGTCTCCGACCTCGGGGCCTCGGCGACGGGCGCCAGCTTCTCCATCGACGGCGGCTGGACCGCTCGATAG
- the tatB gene encoding Sec-independent protein translocase protein TatB has protein sequence MGGLGPGIGGSEWFIIGLVALLVVGPERLPGLLRQLGKMVAKARGMANEFRASFDEMARQSELDELRKEVEALRTGQNSPVRLGADADAAFKGIKDEFDKPLFVDTPAVAPVVPETVAEPVMAPSASEWPDGEPVMMPVATPPLAEAEPVPQKTPAKRKAAAKPAAKTSTKAPATKATAAKPAPKAKARAPRNSKLDL, from the coding sequence ATGGGCGGTCTGGGTCCCGGTATCGGGGGCAGCGAGTGGTTCATCATCGGCCTGGTGGCGCTTCTGGTCGTAGGACCGGAGCGTCTGCCCGGCCTGTTGCGCCAATTGGGCAAGATGGTCGCCAAGGCGCGCGGCATGGCCAATGAGTTTCGCGCCAGCTTCGACGAAATGGCGCGTCAGTCCGAGCTGGACGAACTCCGCAAGGAGGTCGAGGCCCTGCGCACCGGCCAGAACAGCCCCGTGCGGCTGGGCGCCGATGCGGATGCTGCATTCAAGGGCATCAAGGACGAGTTCGACAAGCCGCTGTTTGTCGATACGCCCGCCGTCGCGCCCGTGGTGCCGGAGACTGTCGCCGAGCCGGTCATGGCCCCGTCAGCCTCGGAATGGCCTGACGGCGAGCCGGTGATGATGCCGGTGGCGACCCCGCCTCTGGCCGAGGCTGAGCCCGTCCCGCAGAAGACCCCCGCGAAGCGCAAGGCCGCGGCCAAACCCGCCGCGAAGACCTCTACCAAGGCCCCGGCTACGAAGGCGACGGCCGCCAAGCCCGCGCCGAAGGCCAAGGCCCGTGCGCCGCGCAACAGCAAGCTCGACCTATGA
- the yaaA gene encoding peroxide stress protein YaaA, with translation MLIVLSPAKRLDFTETDPTLPATAPRFVEDIASLSRTAKRQTKADLRKLMGISEDLAKLNQQRFKAFDPADTEAGVQAVMAFAGDVYQGLDARSLDAKSLDWAQSHLRILSGLYGLLRPLDRIQPYRLEMGVRLKTRRGNSLYDFWDDRISKQLNLDAEGQATPVLVNLASQEYFGAVDAKALKIPVVTPNFRENKDGESRIISFFAKKARGTMARFAIDERIENPEDLKAFDRDGYRFDKSLSTETDWIFTRSGNS, from the coding sequence GTGCTGATCGTGCTGTCCCCGGCCAAGCGGCTGGATTTCACCGAGACCGACCCGACCTTGCCGGCGACCGCGCCGCGCTTTGTCGAGGATATCGCCAGCCTGTCGCGCACCGCCAAGCGCCAGACCAAGGCGGATCTTCGCAAGCTGATGGGCATATCCGAGGACCTGGCCAAGCTGAACCAGCAGCGGTTCAAGGCCTTCGATCCGGCCGATACCGAAGCAGGCGTCCAGGCCGTCATGGCCTTCGCCGGCGATGTCTATCAGGGTCTGGACGCCCGCAGCCTCGACGCGAAGTCGCTCGACTGGGCCCAGTCCCACCTGCGCATCCTGTCCGGCCTCTACGGCCTGCTGCGTCCGCTGGACCGGATCCAGCCCTATCGTCTGGAAATGGGCGTGCGGCTGAAGACCCGGCGCGGCAACAGCCTCTACGACTTCTGGGACGACAGGATCTCGAAACAGCTGAACCTCGACGCCGAGGGCCAGGCCACGCCGGTCCTCGTCAACCTGGCCAGCCAGGAATACTTCGGCGCCGTCGACGCCAAGGCGCTCAAGATCCCCGTCGTCACCCCGAACTTCCGCGAGAACAAGGACGGCGAAAGCCGCATCATCTCCTTCTTCGCCAAGAAGGCGCGCGGGACCATGGCCCGTTTCGCCATCGACGAACGCATCGAGAACCCCGAGGACCTCAAGGCGTTCGACCGTGACGGATACCGGTTCGACAAGTCGCTCTCGACAGAGACGGACTGGATATTCACCAGATCAGGAAATTCTTGA
- the glnA gene encoding type I glutamate--ammonia ligase, with protein MSAADKILKEIKDKDVKYVDVRFTDTRGKLQHVTFDIDLVDEEFLNEGTMFDGSSIAGWKAINESDMLLKPDLTTAYIDPFYQATTMFLFCDVMNPDTGEPYNRDSRSMAKKALSYIQSSGVGDVVYFGPEAEFFIFDDVRWTTEPGHTSYSYDSIELPSNTGAEYTEGNMGHRPGPKGGYFPVNPVDSGQDLRAEMLGVMRDMGMQPEKHHHEVAPAQHELGLKFSDMLTMADRLQLYKYIIHNVAAAYGKSATFMAKPMFKDNGSGMHVHQSIWRDGKPLFAGDKYAGLSQECLWYIGGIIKHAKAINAFANSTTNSYKRLVPGYEAPVKLAYSSRNRSASIRIPWVSSPKGKRIEARFPDPMGNPYLTFTALLMAGLDGIENQIDPGGPADKNLYDLPPEERGSIPEVCGSLKEALDSLDKDRAFLKKGGVMDDDFIDSYIELKMEEVMRLQLHPHPVEFDMYYSC; from the coding sequence CGGCCGACAAGATCCTCAAGGAGATCAAGGACAAGGACGTGAAATACGTCGATGTCCGCTTCACCGACACCCGTGGCAAGCTTCAGCACGTCACCTTCGACATCGACCTGGTCGACGAAGAGTTTCTGAACGAAGGCACCATGTTCGACGGCTCGTCGATCGCGGGCTGGAAGGCCATCAATGAGTCGGACATGCTGCTCAAGCCCGACCTGACCACGGCCTACATCGACCCGTTCTACCAGGCGACGACGATGTTCCTGTTCTGCGACGTCATGAACCCGGACACCGGCGAGCCCTACAACCGCGACAGCCGCTCGATGGCCAAGAAGGCCCTCAGCTACATCCAGTCCTCGGGCGTGGGCGATGTGGTCTACTTCGGCCCGGAAGCCGAGTTCTTCATCTTCGACGACGTTCGCTGGACGACCGAGCCGGGCCACACGAGCTATTCGTATGACTCGATCGAACTGCCCTCCAACACGGGCGCCGAATACACCGAAGGCAATATGGGCCACCGCCCCGGGCCGAAGGGCGGCTACTTCCCCGTCAACCCGGTCGATTCGGGCCAGGACCTGCGCGCCGAGATGCTGGGCGTCATGCGCGACATGGGCATGCAGCCCGAGAAGCACCACCACGAGGTGGCCCCGGCCCAGCACGAGCTCGGCCTGAAGTTCTCGGACATGCTGACCATGGCCGACCGCCTGCAGCTGTACAAGTACATCATCCACAACGTCGCCGCGGCCTACGGCAAGTCGGCGACCTTCATGGCCAAGCCGATGTTCAAGGACAACGGCTCGGGAATGCACGTGCACCAGTCGATCTGGCGCGATGGCAAGCCGCTGTTCGCCGGCGACAAATACGCGGGCCTGTCGCAGGAATGCCTGTGGTACATCGGCGGTATCATCAAGCACGCCAAGGCCATCAACGCCTTCGCCAACTCGACGACCAACTCCTACAAGCGTCTGGTCCCGGGCTATGAAGCGCCGGTCAAGCTGGCCTATTCGTCGCGCAACCGCTCGGCCTCGATCCGTATTCCGTGGGTCTCGTCGCCGAAGGGCAAGCGTATCGAAGCCCGCTTCCCCGATCCCATGGGCAACCCCTATCTGACCTTCACCGCCCTGCTGATGGCCGGTCTGGACGGGATCGAAAACCAGATCGATCCGGGCGGCCCCGCCGACAAGAACCTCTACGACCTGCCGCCCGAAGAGCGCGGCTCGATCCCCGAGGTCTGCGGCTCGCTGAAGGAAGCTCTCGACAGCCTCGACAAGGACCGCGCCTTCCTCAAGAAGGGCGGCGTCATGGATGACGACTTCATCGACAGCTACATCGAGCTGAAGATGGAAGAGGTGATGCGTCTGCAACTGCACCCGCACCCCGTCGAGTTCGACATGTACTACAGCTGCTGA
- a CDS encoding twin-arginine translocase TatA/TatE family subunit: protein MGSMSIWHWAIVAVVVLLVFGGRGKLSNIMGDAAKGIKAFREGLKDDDKKDGPSDGVSSLPRTDAEKEELKR, encoded by the coding sequence GTGGGCAGCATGAGCATCTGGCATTGGGCCATCGTCGCGGTCGTCGTGCTGCTGGTTTTCGGCGGACGCGGCAAGCTGTCCAACATCATGGGCGACGCGGCCAAGGGCATCAAAGCCTTCCGTGAAGGCCTGAAGGACGACGACAAGAAGGACGGTCCCTCGGACGGCGTGTCGAGCCTGCCGCGCACCGACGCCGAAAAAGAAGAGCTGAAGCGCTAG